One segment of Solanum lycopersicum chromosome 1, SLM_r2.1 DNA contains the following:
- the LOC138347288 gene encoding uncharacterized protein, with protein sequence MAKAYRKEDFDKLMAKVVKVDHRVKDYLEEAGYEKWSRVHSTINRGRMMTSNIAECINGCLVDARKLTIIDFLEEARLLFGSWNYKNREIASYTKDTLGRRFEEILIVNASKSSKMKVVPSSEYIFTVHEAGKRYIVCIERKTCTCGRFQHDEIPCAHTIAVLKHKNVTNLQPYCSDYYKPYALEKTYEVVMVPMPDKEDWNIPEHVLDEIVRPPRYRRLAGRPRKRRKKNADEKITVNNNCCGQCGQEGHNRRTCTFFPKED encoded by the exons ATGGCAAAAGCATACAGAAAGGaagattttgataaattaatggcTAAGGTTGTGAAGGTTGATCATAGGGTGAAGGATTACCTTGAAGAAGCTGGTTATGAGAAGTGGTCAAGAGTTCATTCAACCATAAACAGAGGTAGAATGATGACTTCGAACATCGCTGAGTGTATCAATGGATGCCTTGTCGATGCACGTAAGTTAACTATAATAGACTTCTTGGAGGAAGCTAGACTTTTATTTGGTAGTTGGAActataaaaatagagaaatagcGTCATATACAAAGGACACATTGGGCCGAAGATTTGAGGAGATATTGATTGTAAACGCATCTAAAAGTTCAAAGATGAAG GTTGTTCCATCATCGGAATATATTTTCACAGTTCATGAAGCCGGAAAAAGATACATTGTATGCATTGAGAGGAAAACTTGCACATGTGGAAGGTTTCAACATGATGAGATACCTTGCGCACACACAATTGCAGTTTTGAAGCACAAGAATGTTACCAATTTGCAGCCATATTGCTCTGATTACTACAAGCCGTATGCATTAGAAAAAACGTACGAGGTTGTAATGGTTCCAATGCCAGATAAGGAGGATTGGAACATTCCAGAACATGTTTTAGATGAAATTGTCCGGCCACCTAGGTACAGAAGGTTGGCTGGACGACCAAGAAAGCGAAGAAAGAAAAATGCGGATGAGAAAATAACAGTGAACAATAATTGTTGTGGGCAGTGTGGACAAGAAGGACATAACAGGAGAACATGTACTTTCTTCCCGAAAGAGGATTGA
- the LOC101266565 gene encoding MACPF domain-containing protein At4g24290 produces MALKLSAAEAAKVAIQSIGCGYDISLDLRLKYCKGHPDNSRLIEIDENESGEVVLPGGISIPNVSKSIKCDKGEHTRFGSDVLSFQQMSEQFNQEVSVNGKIPSGLFNTMFEFSGSWQKDAAYTKTLAFDGVFITLYSVALEKSQMVLCDYVKKEVPSTWDPAALARFIEKFGTHVIVGIKMGGKDVIYMKQQHSSSLLPADVQKRLKTMADKRFSGANEQGGVESQQTHQNEKFEIREHRLRFADPNISGSYAHKEDTVCICKRRGGSDSRGLMHNQWLQSVDQEPDVISMSFIPITSLLNGISGSGFLSHAINLYLRYKPPIEELHQFLEFQLPRQWAPVFGDLPLGPQRRHLSFPSLQFSLLGPRLYVNTTPVDVGKRPVTGLRLYLEGRRSNRLAVHLQHLSSLPKVFQLEDDPKGNFRRESYDRKYYEKVQWKNFSHVCTAPVESDEDLNIVTGAQLELGDYGFKKVLFLRLRFSTVMGATMVKHAEWDGSPGLARKSGLISTLISQHFTSVQKPPPRPDDVNINSAIYPGGPPVPVQAPKLLKFVDTTEMTRGPQEPPGYWVVSGARLMVEKGRISVRVKYSLLTVIQPDDEISE; encoded by the exons ATGGCGTTGAAGTTATCTGCTGCTGAAGCAGCTAAGGTTGCGATTCAGTCTATAGGATGTGGATATGATATATCATTGGATTTGAGGCTCAAGTATTGTAAAGGTCATCCAGATAATAGTCgtttaattgaaattgatgaaaatgagAGTGGGGAGGTTGTGCTTCCTGGTGGAATTTCAATACCTAATGTGTCAAAATCTATCAAATGTGATAAAGGAGAACACACACGGTTTGGCTCTGATGTTCTTTCTTTCCAGCAG ATGTCAGAGCAGTTCAATCAGGAAGTATCCGTGAATGGTAAAATTCCTTCGGGGCTCTTCAATACTATGTTCGAGTTTTCTGGTTCTTGGCAGAAGGATGCTGCATACACTAAAACCCTTGCTTTTGATGGTGTGTTCATCACGTTGTACTCTGTTGCTCTAGAAAAATCTCAAATGGTGCTGTGTGATTATGTTAAAAAGGAAGTTCCATCAACATGGGATCCTGCAGCATTAGCAAG GTTTATTGAAAAATTTGGTACTCATGTCATTGTTGGTATAAAGATGGGGGGAAAAGATGTAATATATATGAAACAACAGCACTCCTCATCGCTTCTGCCCGCTGACGTGCAAAAACGTTTGAAGACAATGGCAGATAAGAGGTTTTCAGGTGCAAATGAACAAGGGGGAGTAGAATCGCAGCAGACACATCAGAATGAGAAG TTTGAAATCAGGGAGCACCGACTGAGGTTTGCCGATCCCAATATATCAGGTTCATATGCACATAAGGAG GATACTGTTTGTATTTGCAAGAGGAGAGGTGGAAGTGATAGCAGAGGCCTGATGCATAATCAGTGGTTACAAAGTGTTGATCAGGAGCCTGATGTGATCTCAATGTCCTTCATTCCTATAACTTCACTGTTGAATGGCATCTCAGGAAGTGGATTTTTAAGTCATGCTATAAATTTGTACTTACGCT ATAAACCACCAATTGAAGAGCTTCACCAGTTTTTGGAATTTCAGCTGCCAAGGCAATGGGCACCAGTATTCGGTGATCTTCCGCTTGGTCCACAGAGAAGGCATTTAAGTTTTCCGTCTTTGCAGTTCAGTTTACTGGGTCCCAGGCTTTATGTGAACACCACTCCG GTTGATGTTGGCAAGAGGCCGGTGACTGGACTTCGTTTGTACCTTGAAGGTAGAAGGAGTAACCGCTTAGCCGTCCATTTACAGCATCTTTCATCTCTTCCTAAAGTCTTCCAACTTGAAGATGATCCAAAAGGCAACTTTCGCCGAGAATCATATGATCGCAAATACTATGaaaaagttcaatggaagaactTTTCTCACGTTTGCACCGCACCTGTTGAATCTGATGAAGACCTTAACATAGTTACTGGAGCACAATTGGAATTAGGGGATTATGGGTTTAAAAAGGTCCTCTTTCTGAGACTCCGTTTCTCGACTGTCATGGGAGCTACTATGGTAAAGCACGCTGAGTGGGATGGTTCCCCTGGGTTGGCTCGCAAATCTGGCCTGATATCAACTCTCATTAGCCAGCACTTTACATCAGTTCAGAAGCCACCTCCTCGGCCAGATGATGTGAACATAAATTCTGCCATTTACCCTGGTGGTCCTCCAGTTCCTGTGCAAGCCCCTAAGCTCTTGAAATTTGTCGATACTACTGAGATGACTCGAGGACCACAGGAACCTCCTGGTTATTGGGTTGTTTCAGGTGCAAGGCTTATGGTTGAGAAAGGAAGGATCTCTGTGAGGGTCAAATATTCCTTGCTAACTGTAATACAACCCGATGATGAAATATCAGAGTAA
- the LOC101266871 gene encoding large ribosomal subunit protein uL3y, with the protein MSHRKFEHPRHGSLGFLPRKRAARHRGKVKAFPKDDPTKPCRLTAFLGYKAGMTHIVREVEKPGSKLHKKETCEAVTIIETPPMIVVGVVGYVKTPRGLRCLSTVWAQHLSEEIKRRFYKNWCMSKKKAFAKYSKKYETDEGKKDINAQLEKMKKYCSVIRVLAHTQIRKMKGLKQKKAHLMEIQVNGGDAAQKVDYAYGFFEKQIPVDAIFQKDEMIDIIGVTKGKGYEGVVTRWGVTRLPRKTHRGLRKVACIGAWHPARVSFTVARAGQNGYHHRTEMNKKVYRLGKAGQESHSAITEFDRTEKEITPIGGFPHYGVVKEDFLLIKGCCVGPKKRVVTLRQSLLNQTSRVAMEEIKLKFIDTSSKFGHGRFQTTQEKAKFYGRIKA; encoded by the exons ATGTCGCATCGTAAGTTTGAGCACCCAAGACATGGTTCTTTGGGATTTCTTCCAAGGAAAAGAGCTGCGCGACACAGAGGAAAAG TGAAGGCTTTCCCCAAAGATGATCCAACGAAACCTTGCAGGTTGACAGCTTTCCTTGGATATAAAGCTGGCATGACCCATATTGTCAGAGAAGTTGAAAAACCAGGGTCAA AGCTCCATAAGAAAGAGACTTGTGAAGCTGTTACCATAATTGAGACACCTCCAATGATTGTTGTTGGTGTTGTCGGTTATGTGAAAACACCACGTGGACTTCGTTGCCTGAGCACTGTCTGGGCTCAGCATCTTAGTGAAGAAATCAAAAGGAGGTTCTACAAGAACTGGTGCATGTCCAAAAAGAAGGCCTTTGCCAAGTACTCAAAGAAGTATGAAACTGATGAAGGTAAGAAGGATATTAATGCACAgttggagaagatgaagaagtattgTTCTGTGATCCGCGTTCTTGCCCATACTCAG ATTAGGAAAATGAAAGGTCTCAAGCAAAAGAAGGCACATCTTATGGAGATTCAGGTTAATGGTGGGGATGCTGCCCAGAAGGTTGATTATGCCTATGGCTTTTTTGAGAAACAGATTCCCGTTGATGCAATTTTCCAAAAGGATGAGATGATTGATATCATTGGTGTGACTAAAGGTAAGGGGTATGAGGGTGTTGTTACTCGTTGGGGCGTGACCCGGCTCCCACGTAAGACTCATCGTGGTCTTAGAAAGGTGGCTTGTATTGGTGCTTGGCATCCAGCTAGGGTGTCATTTACTGTTGCTAGGGCTGGGCAGAATGGTTATCACCATCGTACTGAGATGAACAAGAAAGTCTACAGGCTGGGCAAGGCTGGACAGGAGTCTCATTCTGCCATTACTGAGTTTGACAGGACTGAGAAGGAAATCACTCCAATCGGTGGATTCCCTCACTATGGTGTTGTGAAAGAGGACTTCCTGTTGATTAAGGGCTGCTGTGTTGGACCAAAGAAGCGTGTTGTGACTTTGAGGCAGTCGTTGTTGAACCAGACATCTAGGGTTGCAATGGAGGAGATCAAGCTCAAGTTCATTGACACATCATCCAAGTTTGGCCATGGACGCTTCCAGACTACACAGGAGAAGGCAAAATTCTATGGACGCATTAAAGCTTGA
- the LOC101267165 gene encoding uncharacterized protein — protein MKYVDTNMSEVGSERSNPWNNIHTSSEPSPSQTQVNREGQWKNFGTSMDAISFGFVATAILISMFLIMAIFEHLFKPSPPFSSPLGSRHSSLELGPIQKRASSETVPTRYSSDYTVMMPGQQYPTFIAKPTPLACPREGVYWPSHEHSFPFS, from the exons ATGAAATACGTGGATACGAATATGAGTGAGGTTGGTTCAGAAAGATCAAATCCATGGAACAATATTCACACAAGTTCAGAACCTAGTCCTTCCCAAACACAAGTAAACAGAGAAGGACAATGGAAGAATTTCGGGACATCAATGGATGCTATTTCTTTTGGCTTTGTTGCTACAGCTATACTCATATCCATGTTTCTCATCATGGCCATATTTGAACATCTATTCAAACCTAGCCCTCCTTTCTCTTCGCCTCTAGGTAGTAGACACAGTTCCTTGGAGTTGGGGCCTATTCAGAAACGTGCAAGTTCAGAAACA GTACCAACGCGATATTCATCGGATTATACAGTTATGATGCCAGGACAACAGTATCCTACCTTCATTGCTAAGCCAACTCCATTGGCTTGTCCAAGGGAAGGGGTTTATTGGCCTTCCCATGAACATAGTTTTCCCTTCTCTTAA